A stretch of Phaeodactylum tricornutum CCAP 1055/1 chromosome 26, whole genome shotgun sequence DNA encodes these proteins:
- a CDS encoding predicted protein: MSSNVSKMHLDFVVEDGSTTTEQKSDCLKLLKVVVKNLADPVKSKDEKFQTLKLDNPKVSEKLLPCPSAKKYLLSLGFTERTTPDYQKILFCQQPHRETFQKALRAVSDALGKIGAPVAKKPRTVEESLATLAPTPSTLLPFERLSEKQKARRLMEEKDQREKELAKVHRAKAVEQLRRDKFVRENDPNWKSGPSAAVNKTGNTIATFRDRHGET; this comes from the exons ATGAGCAGCAACGTTAGCAAAATGCACTTGGATTTCGTGGTTGAAGATGGGTCCACAACCACTGAGCAAAAGTCGGATTGC CTCAAACTTCTCAAAGTTGTCGTCAAGAACCTCGCGGATCCCGTCAAGTCAAAAGACGAAAAGTTTCAAACTTTGAAACTCGACAATCCTAAAGTATCCGAGAAGCTCCTGCCTTGTCCGTCCGCCAAAAAGTATTTATTGTCGCTCGGTTTTACGGAGAGAACTACTCCGGACTATCAAAAGATTCTTTTCTGCCAGCAACCTCACCGTGAAACATTTCAAAAGGCGTTGAGGGCGGTGTCAGATGCACTGGGAAAGATTGGGGCTCCGGTAGCTAAGAAACCCCGCACTGTTGAAGAAAGTCTTGCTACTCTGGCACCAACGCCCTCCACTCTCCTTCCATTTGAACGCCTATCGGAAAAACAAAAGGCCCGTCGCCtcatggaagaaaaagaccaacgCGAAAAGGAATTGGCCAAAGTGCATCGCGCCAAGGCCGTCGAACAATTACGGCGGGACAAATttgtgcgggagaatgatcCCAACTGGAAGTCGGGACCGAGTGCAGCAGTCAATAAAACGGGCAACACAATTGCCACATTTCGGGATCGGCACGGTGAAACTTAA
- a CDS encoding cell surface protein (unknown function; weak similarity to Peptidoglycan-binding LysM precursor; secretory pathway), translating to MMKPFNNLVAFVVLSTLGNATAFEQLSFSSPAASQLSGSEIIIRDLADFDWEITPLDGYPIIAFNTTEGNDELVFRYNYTGDLVEGEKQLTARLLLPDCINDGDNSVVRSPPSALSNNEYEVGVDIVKDTISGSSFYSSLNDTAASISFCLRVDYELVAGNDQESVNFHETVVTVTVDLTADFRLSAIDITREGAANATETASLDYPVNAYFCNDGDVQVPGQLLSQGSALQFCVKIDDSVLDAVFVEDILEATISQPNANGRVGASASNIITGTVADSLTEKACRELGICNVKSQLLSKFFADADPLDLEVTGTALLSFGSASMMPSSSPVADTRRRLRVPITATINSKELKAIIDAQAGEATGSHFARSNNVASLGRGLQDDSAQSEFGLIVGLVNEDAGPSDTIENDGGIDVIVIVGIVLVISLLSGCCLFFFCFMKKRKDKEEKVDEKTVIQYDMEENKRDDQKHLSSNRGSTGASRGTPYRPGN from the coding sequence ATGATGAAACCTTTTAACAATCTTGTCGCCTTTGTCGTTCTATCGACGTTGGGAAATGCGACCGCCTTTGAGCAACTGTCATTCTCTTCGCCTGCTGCTTCTCAGCTTTCCGGCTCGGAAATCATCATACGTGATCTCGCCGACTTTGATTGGGAAATCACGCCTCTTGATGGATATCCCATCATTGCCTTCAACACTACTGAAGGCAACGACGAGCTTGTGTTTCGCTACAACTATACCGGCGACTTGGTCGAGGGCGAGAAGCAGCTGACCGCCAGACTCTTGCTACCAGACTGCATCAACGACGGAGACAACTCTGTTGTCCGCAGTCCTCCCAGTGCACTCAGCAACAACGAATATGAAGTTGGTGTTGATATTGTCAAAGACACTATCAGTGGCTCCTCCTTTTACAGCTCCCTGAATGATACTGCCGCATCCATATCCTTTTGCCTTCGCGTCGACTACGAGCTTGTTGCAGGCAATGACCAGGAGTCCGTCAACTTTCATGAAACAGTCGTGACTGTCACTGTTGATTTGACGGCTGACTTTCGGCTTTCGGCCATCGACATTACCCGGGAGGGGGCCGCCAACGCCACTGAGACGGCGTCGCTTGACTACCCGGTGAATGCCTACTTCTGCAACGACGGCGATGTCCAGGTGCCCGGCCAGCTTTTGTCGCAAGGAAGCGCTCTCCAGTTCTGCGTGAAAATCGACGACAGCGTTCTTGAcgccgtcttcgtcgaggACATTTTGGAGGCCACCATATCGCAGCCCAACGCTAACGGCCGTGTCGGGGCCAGTGCATCGAACATTATTACCGGAACCGTCGCCGACTCCTTGACGGAAAAGGCGTGTCGAGAACTGGGTATCTGTAACGTCAAATCCCAACTTCTTTCCAAATTCTTTGCCGACGCGGATCCTCTCGACCTTGAGGTAACTGGAACCGCCCTGTTGTCGTTTGGATCGGCCTCAATGATGCCCAGCTCCTCGCCTGTGGCCGATACCCGACGCCGCCTACGTGTCCCCATTACCGCCACCATCAACTCGAAGGAGTTGAAAGCCATAATTGACGCTCAGGCGGGGGAGGCCACTGGTAGCCACTTCGCCCGAAGCAACAATGTAGCGAGCCTCGGTCGCGGACTTCAAGACGACAGTGCACAGTCGGAGTTTGGCCTCATCGTTGGTCTTGTCAACGAAGACGCGGGACCTTCTGACACTATCGAAAATGATGGCGGCATTGATGTGATTGTGATTGTCGGTATTGTGCTTGTCATTTCACTGCTGTCTGGGTGctgccttttctttttctgcttcatgaagaagcgcaaggacaaggaagagaaggTGGATGAGAAAACCGTGATCCAGTATGACATGGAGGAGAACAAGCGTGACGATCAGAAACATCTTTCGTCCAATCGAGGAAGTACTGGTGCTTCGCGCGGTACACCCTACCGTCCCGGAAACTAA
- the Lhcr10 gene encoding protein fucoxanthin chlorophyll a/c protein, protein MKISSAFIVAFFGTASAFMPPKDARLSSQSPSVLFMTDVVDRSAKSASVPFMPKNKLLDGSYPGDAGFDPLFLADSQALLEDYRDAEIKHGRLAMLAALGWPASEVWDRAIANAVSMPPVVDESLRAPSVLNGGLGKIPVEYWAASLFVASFIECANIQKRRTDDRWFPGNLNFDPLGLYPKSEAKQREMQLKEIKNGRLAMIAITAFAIQEAIVGTSVVDQTPFLFKPPFV, encoded by the coding sequence ATGAAAATTTCCTCCGCATTCATCGTTGCTTTCTTCGGCACGGCGTCCGCCTTTATGCCTCCCAAGGACGCCAGACTCTCGTCGCAATCTCCTTCTGTTCTCTTCATGACCGACGTAGTGGACCGTTCGGCAAAATCCGCATCCGTCCCGTTCATGCCCAAGAACAAGCTGCTCGATGGATCTTACCCTGGCGATGCCGGTTTCGATCCGCTCTTCTTGGCCGACAGTCAAGCGCTCTTGGAAGATTACCGTGACGCCGAAATCAAGCACGGACGTCTCGCAATGCTGGCCGCCTTGGGCTGGCCTGCGAGTGAAGTTTGGGACCGCGCGATCGCCAATGCCGTATCGATGCCGCCCGTCGTGGACGAGTCGCTGCGTGCCCCTTCGGTGTTGAACGGTGGACTCGGGAAGATTCCCGTGGAATACTGGGCGGCATCCTTGTTTGTTGCCAGCTTTATCGAATGCGCTAACATTCAGAAACGTCGGACGGACGATCGCTGGTTCCCGGGAAATCTGAACTTTGATCCCCTCGGATTGTACCCCAAGAGCGAAGCCAAACAACGCGAAATGCAGCTTAAGGAAATCAAGAATGGACGCCTCGCCATGATTGCGATTACGGCGTTTGCCATTCAAGAAGCCATCGTCGGAACGTCCGTTGTGGACCAGACTCCCTTCCTTTTCAAGCCCCCATTTGTTTGA
- a CDS encoding predicted protein, which yields SRRMSGFLPTEMSRLTALESFNIRGQGFGGTLPTDIFASWMRVVFFDATDNLFERVLPTDFGRLVSLSTLFLAGNRFTGTLPNELASLSALRTLSLGSNEFAGSIPTELGLLSDLEILSLEMNKLTALPSQLGSLQSLRRFTAYGNELQGTLHSILGNMRALQLLLLHSNQLSGTIPARFADLVSLETLDLSKNFLTGSVPSELGSMPSLVSLKLESNLLTGAVPEVLTN from the coding sequence AGTCGGCGGATGTCGGGATTTCTGCCAACGGAAATGAGCCGTTTGACGGCCTTAGAATCCTTCAATATTCGGGGCCAGGGATTTGGTGGCACTTTGCCAACTGACATATTTGCATCGTGGATGCGCGTCGTCTTTTTTGACGCTACCGACAATCTTTTCGAAAGAGTACTACCGACGGACTTTGGACGCCTCGTGTCGCTAAGTACTCTGTTTCTCGCTGGCAACAGGTTTACGGGGACCTTACCAAATGAACTTGCGAGTTTGTCTGCTTTGCGAACGCTTTCGTTGGGAAGCAATGAATTCGCTGGAAGCATTCCAACTGAGCTGGGACTATTGTCCGACTTGGAAATCTTGAGCTTAGAGATGAACAAGTTGACGGCGCTGCCATCGCAACTCGGTAGCCTGCAATCTTTGCGACGCTTTACGGCTTATGGTAACGAACTCCAAGGGACTCTACATAGCATACTTGGAAACATGAGAGCTTTGCAGTTGCTTCTTTTACACAGCAATCAGTTGAGTGGAACAATTCCAGCTAGATTTGCGGACTTGGTGAGCCTGGAGACGTTGGatctttccaaaaatttcTTGACTGGGTCGGTACCTTCGGAACTCGGTTCAATGCCGTCTCTAGTCTCTTTAAAGCTCGAGTCCAATCTGTTGACGGGGGCTGTTCCGGAAGTGCTTACAAAT